One SAR86 cluster bacterium genomic window carries:
- a CDS encoding HAD hydrolase-like protein — protein sequence MSDIKELIFSSKIIFWDFDGVIKKSNQVKNDAFFNLFEDIKKEQKEYILSHHINNQGLSRFKKIPYYMEYLGIEIKESNVQAYLNRFSELVFDGVINSDWVEGVLEILSELDKSILITATPQDEIERIIEKIEIGKFFKKVYGSPKTKIECVEDFIESKDINLNSCLFIGDSKSDLQCANHFDMKFLFIKNEYNKHVIVDEDIPQVENFL from the coding sequence ATGAGTGATATTAAAGAATTAATTTTTAGTTCAAAAATCATCTTTTGGGACTTTGATGGAGTAATTAAAAAATCAAATCAAGTAAAAAACGACGCTTTCTTCAATTTATTTGAAGATATTAAAAAAGAGCAAAAAGAGTATATTCTCAGCCATCATATTAACAATCAGGGGTTATCAAGATTTAAAAAAATTCCTTATTACATGGAGTATTTAGGTATAGAGATAAAAGAAAGTAATGTTCAAGCATATCTTAATAGATTTTCGGAATTAGTATTCGATGGTGTGATCAATTCAGATTGGGTTGAGGGGGTGCTTGAAATATTGAGTGAGTTAGATAAATCGATATTGATTACTGCTACACCACAGGATGAAATTGAAAGAATTATTGAAAAAATTGAAATAGGGAAATTCTTCAAAAAAGTTTATGGCTCACCAAAAACAAAAATTGAGTGTGTTGAAGATTTTATCGAATCAAAAGATATAAATTTAAATAGCTGCCTATTCATTGGTGATTCAAAATCAGATCTTCAATGTGCTAATCACTTTGATATGAAGTTTCTTTTTATCAAGAATGAATACAATAAACACGTGATTGTTGATGAGGATATTCCTCAAGTAGAGAATTTTTTATAG
- a CDS encoding acylneuraminate cytidylyltransferase family protein, with product MNNLCTICARSGSKGVPNKNIKKIAGKPLIQHTIEQAKKSKIFSDIIVSSDCKKILKIAEKLGVHTLKRTNQLSKDFVGKVDVIRDAAIKAQKMLDKKFDNVIDLDVTSPLRQVSDIHNSFKKFQNGNYQNLITGCVARKNPYFNMIEIKKNVLSISKRTNKKIYSRQKSPQVFEMNASIYIWKNKALMNKSNLVTSKTAFYEMPEERSIDIDTMLDWKIVSFLMEKK from the coding sequence ATGAATAATTTATGTACGATTTGTGCACGTTCTGGTTCAAAAGGTGTGCCAAATAAAAATATTAAGAAAATTGCAGGAAAACCACTGATTCAACACACCATAGAACAAGCAAAAAAAAGCAAAATTTTCTCAGATATCATTGTTTCATCTGATTGTAAAAAAATTTTAAAAATAGCTGAAAAACTTGGAGTTCATACCTTAAAAAGAACTAATCAATTATCAAAAGACTTTGTTGGCAAAGTTGATGTAATTAGAGATGCAGCTATAAAAGCCCAAAAAATGTTGGACAAAAAATTTGATAATGTAATCGATTTGGATGTAACCTCGCCATTGCGTCAAGTTAGTGACATTCATAATTCTTTTAAAAAATTTCAAAATGGAAATTATCAAAATTTAATTACTGGCTGCGTGGCTAGAAAAAATCCATACTTTAATATGATTGAAATTAAAAAAAATGTATTGAGCATTTCAAAAAGAACAAATAAAAAAATATATTCTCGACAAAAATCACCTCAGGTTTTTGAAATGAATGCATCAATATATATCTGGAAGAATAAAGCCTTGATGAATAAAAGTAATTTAGTAACATCAAAGACTGCCTTTTATGAAATGCCTGAGGAAAGGTCAATTGATATCGATACGATGCTAGATTGGAAAATAGTTTCTTTCCTCATGGAGAAAAAATAG
- a CDS encoding glycosyltransferase family 2 protein, producing the protein MNQIWTDPNINVLIPCAGAGSRFAQAGYTFPKPLIEVFGKPMIQVVVESLAIEGRFIFIIQKEHNEKYNMKSFLKAIRPNCEVIEISGVTEGAACTTLLAKEFINNDNPLVIANSDQYIKWNASNTMYNMSESKVDGGILTFKATHPKWSYAKSGDDGFVTEVAEKQVISEDATVGVYYWSKGSDYVKYAEDMIQKDIRVNNEFYVCPVFNQAIEDKKKIKIYDVEEMWGLGTPEDLDFYHNHFKN; encoded by the coding sequence ATGAACCAAATTTGGACTGATCCTAATATAAATGTTCTTATTCCATGCGCTGGAGCAGGCTCAAGGTTTGCACAAGCAGGATATACGTTTCCTAAACCGTTAATAGAAGTTTTTGGCAAACCAATGATACAGGTTGTTGTTGAGTCGTTAGCTATAGAGGGTAGATTCATATTCATTATTCAGAAAGAACATAATGAAAAATATAATATGAAATCATTTTTGAAAGCCATAAGACCTAATTGTGAGGTAATTGAAATAAGCGGAGTTACTGAGGGTGCAGCTTGCACAACACTATTAGCTAAAGAATTTATAAACAATGACAATCCATTAGTTATAGCTAATTCTGATCAATACATTAAATGGAATGCTTCAAACACCATGTACAACATGTCTGAAAGCAAAGTAGACGGAGGAATCTTAACCTTTAAGGCAACTCATCCAAAATGGTCTTATGCAAAATCAGGTGACGATGGATTTGTAACTGAAGTTGCAGAAAAGCAAGTGATTTCTGAAGATGCAACTGTTGGGGTCTATTATTGGAGCAAAGGATCTGATTATGTGAAATATGCTGAAGATATGATACAAAAAGACATACGTGTAAATAACGAATTCTATGTTTGCCCTGTCTTTAATCAAGCTATTGAAGATAAGAAAAAGATAAAAATTTATGATGTTGAAGAAATGTGGGGCTTAGGTACACCTGAAGATTTAGATTTTTATCATAATCACTTTAAAAATTGA
- a CDS encoding N-acetyl sugar amidotransferase, whose amino-acid sequence MAKEVFWCSSCLNMSTRPRITFDQEGRCNACQWSDEKKTFNWKEREEELKKNLKKYTNASDNYKVIVPVSGGKDGSYIAHKLKSDYGVEPLCVTVRPPLETKIGQENVYNFVSSGFSHVHVSPDEEAMAALNKYGFIEKGFPYYGWLICIHTAVLQIAKRFNIGLIFYAEDGEIEYGGSTEKKFQATYDVSYQRKVYLEGGYEKVLEKARLDESKLFWFKFPSEEDCKKITLTHWSYYEAWDSYRNYLVAKEHCGLKETEDTNTGTFTNFAQNDQALYALHAYLMYLKFGFGRATQDAGIEIRRGAMTRDQAISLVNLYDNNYPENFLDLYLDYYEMTEDDFNKVIDKWVNKDLFDKVNGRWQPTFTIK is encoded by the coding sequence ATGGCTAAAGAAGTTTTTTGGTGCAGTTCCTGTCTAAATATGTCTACAAGACCTCGAATTACTTTCGATCAAGAGGGTAGATGTAATGCATGCCAATGGTCTGATGAGAAAAAGACATTTAATTGGAAAGAAAGAGAAGAAGAGCTTAAGAAAAATCTAAAAAAATATACTAATGCCTCAGATAATTACAAAGTCATAGTTCCAGTAAGTGGTGGCAAAGATGGCTCATACATTGCTCACAAACTCAAAAGCGACTATGGCGTTGAGCCATTGTGTGTAACTGTAAGACCACCCTTAGAAACAAAAATAGGACAAGAGAATGTTTATAACTTTGTAAGTTCAGGTTTTTCACATGTACATGTAAGTCCCGATGAAGAGGCAATGGCTGCTCTGAATAAATATGGTTTTATCGAAAAAGGCTTCCCTTATTATGGATGGTTAATTTGTATTCATACTGCAGTTCTACAAATAGCTAAAAGGTTTAATATTGGACTTATTTTTTATGCTGAAGACGGAGAAATTGAATATGGCGGATCAACAGAAAAGAAATTTCAGGCTACTTATGATGTCAGTTATCAACGAAAGGTTTACCTTGAGGGAGGATATGAGAAAGTACTTGAAAAAGCTAGGCTTGATGAATCAAAGTTATTCTGGTTTAAATTTCCAAGTGAGGAAGATTGCAAAAAAATTACGCTTACGCATTGGTCTTATTATGAGGCTTGGGATTCATACAGGAATTATCTTGTTGCAAAAGAGCATTGTGGTCTGAAAGAAACTGAAGATACAAATACTGGAACCTTTACTAATTTTGCCCAGAATGACCAGGCACTTTATGCTTTACATGCTTATTTAATGTATCTGAAATTTGGATTTGGAAGAGCAACTCAAGATGCTGGAATTGAAATAAGAAGAGGTGCAATGACGAGAGATCAAGCAATCAGTCTCGTGAATTTATATGATAATAATTATCCAGAGAATTTCTTAGATCTATATCTCGATTATTATGAAATGACCGAAGACGATTTCAATAAAGTCATTGATAAATGGGTAAATAAGGATTTATTTGATAAAGTAAATGGAAGATGGCAACCAACATTTACCATTAAATGA
- a CDS encoding 3-deoxy-manno-octulosonate cytidylyltransferase yields the protein MNNTICIIPARMGSSRFPGKALEKICDIEMLHHCFIRAKLAECFSDIYIATPDQEIHDFSKSIGCKSIDTKDTHTRCTERIAEAITKIDDSFENVVLYQGDEPLFSPEILKMLANYISNNADRTVTLMDEISEEQAEDLNNPKVVVDLNNYAAFFSRAAIPGSLKGHSEKFFKHIGVVAFKKSLLYEYANMAEGPLERAESIDMLRFTEHSVPIKMLLCESKTIGVDTPKDLEDVEKLMVNDSYYLRYK from the coding sequence ATGAATAATACAATCTGCATAATACCGGCTAGGATGGGCTCTTCAAGATTCCCTGGGAAAGCTTTAGAAAAGATTTGTGATATTGAAATGCTTCATCATTGCTTTATAAGGGCAAAGTTAGCAGAATGCTTTTCCGATATCTACATAGCTACTCCAGATCAGGAAATTCATGATTTTAGTAAATCTATTGGTTGCAAATCTATAGATACTAAAGATACTCATACAAGATGTACCGAAAGAATAGCTGAAGCAATTACAAAAATTGATGATTCTTTTGAAAATGTTGTACTTTATCAAGGAGATGAGCCTTTATTTTCTCCTGAAATTTTGAAAATGCTTGCAAATTACATTTCGAATAATGCTGACAGAACAGTTACTCTTATGGATGAGATCTCAGAAGAACAAGCCGAAGATTTAAATAATCCAAAAGTAGTAGTTGATCTAAATAATTATGCTGCATTCTTTTCTAGAGCTGCAATACCAGGATCTCTTAAAGGTCATAGTGAAAAGTTCTTTAAACATATAGGAGTTGTAGCTTTTAAGAAGTCTCTTCTTTATGAATATGCCAATATGGCTGAGGGTCCTTTAGAACGTGCAGAAAGTATCGATATGTTAAGATTCACTGAACATAGTGTTCCAATTAAAATGCTTTTATGTGAATCTAAAACAATAGGTGTTGATACGCCTAAAGATTTGGAAGATGTAGAAAAGCTTATGGTCAATGATAGTTATTATTTAAGGTATAAATAA
- a CDS encoding SDR family oxidoreductase encodes MSIKNKKIYVLGGSGTIGLPVAKFLKDNGAKVINLDINNSNNDFIFEKIDVAELEDIEKKLLEITEKHGDPDVFINCSYPKTDEWADLTFKTSNLTNFKTNLDLHLLSYIWISNLFAQQMVRKNTNGSIILTSSIYATIPQKQNLYEGTNLSENIAYPVIKAGINQHCKQMASFYGKNNIRVNTVSPGGLEGKIAGKELQQDEAFKEKYISRTPMKRMCKPSDLVQTYLFLSSNDSSYITGQDFIVDGGFSLN; translated from the coding sequence GTGTCTATTAAAAATAAAAAAATTTACGTTTTAGGTGGTAGTGGAACAATAGGTTTACCTGTTGCAAAATTTCTTAAAGATAATGGGGCTAAAGTCATAAACCTAGATATTAATAATTCAAATAATGATTTTATTTTCGAAAAAATTGATGTCGCTGAATTAGAGGATATTGAAAAAAAATTATTAGAAATAACTGAAAAACATGGAGATCCTGACGTTTTCATAAATTGCTCTTACCCTAAAACTGATGAATGGGCAGATCTAACATTTAAAACCTCAAATTTAACTAATTTTAAAACAAATCTAGATCTTCATCTCTTAAGTTATATTTGGATTTCTAATTTATTTGCGCAGCAAATGGTAAGAAAAAATACCAATGGAAGTATTATTTTAACAAGCTCAATATATGCAACTATTCCGCAAAAGCAAAATCTGTATGAAGGAACAAATTTAAGTGAAAATATTGCCTACCCAGTAATTAAGGCAGGAATTAATCAACATTGTAAGCAAATGGCATCTTTCTACGGAAAAAATAATATTAGAGTGAATACTGTTAGTCCAGGTGGTTTAGAGGGGAAAATTGCAGGAAAAGAATTGCAACAAGATGAAGCTTTCAAAGAAAAGTATATTTCTAGAACGCCGATGAAAAGAATGTGTAAGCCATCAGACCTTGTTCAAACATATCTGTTCCTATCTTCAAATGATTCCAGTTATATAACTGGTCAAGACTTTATAGTTGATGGTGGATTTTCTTTAAATTAA
- a CDS encoding lactate dehydrogenase: MTRLKVHITTLPFNKDNLAFLEKSFDVTINPLGRKIKNEEVYEQVNKADYVIAGTEKYDQELLSKLVNLKGISRVGIGIDNIDLDIAAKNNIKIFNTPEEPAIGVAELTLTFILNLLREISSHQHNLNQGNWKRTLGKSLNEATISLIGGGRVAKNVSKFLLSAGVKKIKVFDILDLSTDPDWRHESISICGFEECLSNSDIVSLHVPMNEENKNMISKKELLVMGKNSYLINVSRGGLVNEEDLYEALNSNLIKGAALDVFATEPYEGKLLECKNLIATPHVASSTEYVRDQMERRACENLINLLDE; the protein is encoded by the coding sequence ATGACTAGATTGAAAGTTCATATAACTACCCTTCCATTTAATAAAGACAACTTGGCTTTTCTCGAAAAATCATTTGATGTGACAATAAATCCTCTTGGAAGAAAAATTAAGAATGAAGAAGTTTATGAACAAGTTAACAAAGCAGATTATGTTATTGCTGGAACTGAAAAATATGATCAAGAATTACTAAGCAAGCTAGTAAATTTGAAAGGTATATCAAGAGTTGGCATTGGAATAGATAATATCGATTTAGATATTGCAGCAAAAAATAATATAAAAATTTTTAATACTCCTGAAGAGCCAGCAATAGGAGTTGCTGAACTTACACTAACATTTATATTAAATTTGTTGAGGGAAATTTCTTCGCATCAACATAATTTAAATCAAGGCAATTGGAAGAGAACATTAGGTAAATCCCTTAATGAAGCAACTATCTCATTAATTGGAGGTGGAAGAGTTGCAAAAAATGTTAGTAAATTTTTACTATCTGCAGGAGTCAAAAAAATAAAAGTTTTTGACATACTTGATTTAAGTACTGACCCAGACTGGAGACATGAAAGTATATCTATTTGTGGATTTGAAGAGTGTCTTAGCAATTCTGATATTGTTTCCCTGCATGTGCCTATGAATGAGGAAAATAAAAATATGATTTCTAAAAAAGAACTCTTAGTTATGGGTAAAAACTCATATTTGATAAATGTTAGTAGAGGTGGATTGGTTAACGAGGAAGATTTATACGAAGCTTTAAATTCCAATCTTATTAAAGGTGCAGCTTTAGACGTATTTGCAACTGAACCTTATGAGGGAAAGCTTTTAGAATGTAAAAATCTAATTGCAACACCACATGTAGCATCATCAACAGAATATGTTCGAGACCAAATGGAACGAAGGGCTTGCGAAAATTTAATCAATTTATTGGATGAGTGA
- a CDS encoding HisA/HisF-related TIM barrel protein, with amino-acid sequence MLKKRIIFTLHYDKGFFNLSRNFRLQKIGDLNWLLKNYNFLKIAESIDELIIIDVSRDNREHDKFLENVSEITKNIFVPVCLGGGIRTLEYAKKLFESGADKINLNTSLFHDPSLVDEISKTYGAQAIIGHIDFRKKENDYYVYTNNGAKEFSKIDIAFMEKILELNFGELLLHSMDKDGTGMNFDYEIMKHLPQNNKKPLIFSGGAGNYHHLKEGLAHKDIDAVSTANLLNFVGDGLINARKIMLDEKYPLAKWE; translated from the coding sequence ATGCTGAAAAAAAGAATTATATTTACTCTACATTATGATAAGGGCTTCTTTAACTTAAGTAGAAATTTCAGACTACAAAAGATTGGTGACCTCAATTGGTTATTAAAAAACTACAATTTCTTAAAAATTGCCGAGTCAATAGATGAATTAATCATAATTGATGTTTCTAGAGATAATAGAGAGCACGATAAATTTTTGGAGAATGTATCAGAAATTACTAAAAATATTTTTGTTCCAGTATGTTTAGGGGGAGGCATAAGAACACTTGAATATGCCAAGAAACTTTTTGAGTCTGGTGCAGATAAAATTAACTTAAATACCTCACTGTTTCATGACCCATCTTTAGTTGATGAAATAAGTAAAACTTATGGAGCCCAAGCAATAATTGGACATATTGATTTTAGAAAAAAAGAGAATGATTACTATGTTTATACGAACAATGGAGCTAAAGAATTTTCAAAAATAGATATAGCTTTTATGGAAAAAATTCTTGAACTTAATTTTGGAGAGCTCCTTCTTCATTCTATGGACAAAGATGGTACTGGGATGAATTTTGATTATGAAATTATGAAACATCTTCCCCAAAATAATAAAAAACCATTAATATTTAGCGGTGGTGCTGGGAACTATCACCACCTCAAAGAGGGTCTAGCACATAAAGACATAGATGCAGTATCAACAGCAAATTTATTAAATTTTGTTGGAGATGGTTTAATAAATGCAAGAAAAATAATGTTAGATGAAAAATATCCTCTAGCTAAATGGGAATAA
- a CDS encoding 6-phosphogluconolactonase — MNQNIHKFDTLETWQHAICKHLSRFSSDANLIVPGGSTPIFLFKKFFNEKRFNQLILSDERITSDKERSNFLTISSLTNSNIFKLCDFPISNHKNISLNKISDALNKIKHPDIALLGLGDDGHYASIFPSTEVIENDESNNLKIISTKIGGSFEYRITLSEKYIKRTNEILFIAKGKNKYDLINKIENKSEEVTNLPIGKLINSYNGKLNIMYCVND; from the coding sequence ATGAATCAAAATATTCATAAGTTTGATACCTTAGAAACCTGGCAGCATGCTATTTGCAAACATCTTAGTCGTTTTAGCTCAGATGCTAATCTAATAGTTCCTGGAGGTTCAACGCCTATTTTTTTATTTAAAAAATTTTTTAATGAAAAAAGATTTAACCAATTGATTTTAAGCGACGAAAGAATTACGAGTGATAAGGAGAGAAGTAATTTTCTTACAATATCTTCTTTAACAAATTCCAATATTTTTAAGTTATGTGATTTTCCAATTAGTAACCATAAAAATATTTCATTAAACAAGATCTCCGATGCTTTGAATAAGATCAAACATCCTGATATTGCTTTACTTGGATTGGGTGATGATGGTCACTATGCATCAATATTTCCCTCAACCGAAGTTATTGAAAATGATGAAAGTAATAATTTGAAAATAATTTCTACAAAAATTGGTGGTAGTTTTGAATATAGAATTACACTTTCAGAAAAATATATTAAGAGGACTAATGAGATTCTTTTTATAGCTAAAGGTAAGAATAAATATGATCTTATAAATAAAATTGAAAACAAATCTGAAGAGGTTACTAATTTACCAATCGGCAAGCTTATAAATAGTTATAATGGGAAACTTAATATAATGTATTGTGTAAATGACTAG
- the hisH gene encoding imidazole glycerol phosphate synthase subunit HisH: MTTSSTAIIDYKMGNIWSLKNALDNLKIKYQLVSDPEKINDFSHIILPGVGSAREAYNRLEKSGFVESIKEAVLEKERKILGICVGMQLMGSSTEEDGGSKGIGFFKNKVLKLKENGGIKLPHVGFNNVQTNESVLFDGLKQKDFYFVHSYAMESTSGDYEAGTTDYKQKFVSVVERENIFGTQFHPEISQKNGLILLDNFFKKC; encoded by the coding sequence ATGACAACATCTTCTACTGCAATAATTGATTATAAAATGGGGAACATTTGGTCTCTAAAAAATGCTCTTGATAATTTAAAAATAAAATATCAACTTGTATCAGATCCAGAAAAAATAAATGATTTTTCTCATATAATTCTTCCAGGGGTAGGCTCTGCTAGAGAAGCTTATAACAGATTAGAAAAAAGTGGTTTTGTAGAGAGTATTAAAGAAGCTGTACTTGAGAAAGAAAGAAAAATTCTTGGTATCTGTGTTGGTATGCAATTAATGGGTTCGTCAACAGAAGAGGATGGTGGATCAAAAGGCATTGGCTTCTTTAAAAATAAGGTGTTAAAACTAAAAGAAAACGGTGGTATTAAGCTACCACATGTAGGTTTTAATAATGTTCAAACAAATGAAAGTGTACTTTTTGATGGATTAAAGCAAAAAGACTTTTATTTTGTCCATTCGTATGCGATGGAGTCTACAAGTGGTGACTATGAAGCAGGTACTACAGACTACAAACAAAAATTTGTATCCGTAGTTGAAAGAGAAAATATTTTTGGTACGCAATTTCACCCAGAAATTAGTCAGAAAAATGGCTTAATTCTACTAGATAATTTTTTTAAAAAATGCTGA
- a CDS encoding NAD-dependent epimerase/dehydratase family protein, with protein sequence MAKKVLVVGGSGFLGSHVADELTEKGYEVTIFDQKKSTWINDNQKFIESDLLDREHVIKSLEGFNFVIHFAGIADIGESKEKPLETIETNIIGTANLLEGCRKNKIEKFIFASSVYVFSKYGSFYGKSKQACELLIEEYQNEFNLDYIHVRYGSLYGPRAQEWNGLKKYISEIIKNKQIDFSGNGEEKREYIHVKDAAIMTASLLESDEKNIAVNITGHQVISTLDLFKLIFEVLQLEEKINLSKESNVVSHYKISPYSFQPKESKKLVPKKFIDIGQGVLEIIHEIEDSKN encoded by the coding sequence ATGGCAAAAAAGGTATTAGTTGTAGGTGGCTCAGGTTTCTTAGGAAGCCATGTTGCAGATGAACTTACTGAGAAAGGTTATGAAGTAACTATATTCGATCAGAAAAAATCAACTTGGATAAATGACAATCAGAAATTTATAGAAAGCGACTTACTTGACAGAGAACATGTAATTAAAAGTCTAGAAGGATTTAACTTTGTCATTCATTTTGCTGGTATCGCAGATATTGGAGAGTCAAAAGAAAAACCGCTTGAAACTATCGAAACAAATATTATTGGGACAGCAAATCTTCTTGAAGGATGTAGAAAAAATAAAATTGAAAAATTTATTTTTGCTTCATCTGTCTATGTATTCAGCAAATATGGTTCCTTTTATGGAAAATCAAAACAGGCCTGTGAATTACTGATTGAGGAGTATCAAAATGAGTTTAACCTCGACTATATTCATGTTAGGTATGGCTCTTTATATGGTCCTAGAGCGCAAGAATGGAACGGTTTAAAAAAATACATATCAGAAATTATAAAAAATAAACAAATAGATTTTTCAGGAAATGGTGAGGAAAAGAGAGAGTACATTCATGTTAAAGATGCTGCAATTATGACGGCAAGTCTTTTAGAGAGCGATGAAAAAAATATTGCTGTGAATATTACAGGCCATCAAGTAATAAGCACCTTGGATTTATTTAAATTAATCTTTGAGGTACTGCAACTTGAAGAAAAGATTAATTTATCAAAAGAATCAAATGTTGTTTCTCATTACAAAATTAGCCCATATAGCTTTCAACCTAAAGAATCAAAGAAACTTGTTCCTAAAAAATTTATAGATATTGGCCAAGGAGTATTAGAAATAATTCACGAAATAGAGGATTCTAAGAATTAG
- a CDS encoding class I SAM-dependent methyltransferase codes for MIFKVLAFIYFKVFCSLFWYFAKFRNRFESDQNHCNICSGSLDAKQIAKIDLAGYVSLLDSSFLGSVFYRLRFLFFWPWLRQSFLKYKYFITSKNDLLKYKKCQKCGSLNLILKNNRSNRVGDDDIHYFSKIKDSNEKHNQYISRFSDFIIKESSKNNFPNEKILDVGSGTGEILDLIKKKGFDVKGVEPSVGQYKASKKFLDLDIENEFYEKSLFKKESFSLIYSFHSIEHFNDCSSFFESANYHLMQNGALYLSTPLAELAENYANSKKNGFFSSKDEIIFCSSHVQLLSRKFIVEKASQNGFSVHKVMENESKKISKWGEKPFGCTFKFIKD; via the coding sequence ATGATTTTTAAAGTTCTAGCTTTTATTTATTTCAAAGTTTTTTGCAGTCTTTTTTGGTATTTTGCAAAATTTCGAAACAGATTTGAGTCTGATCAGAATCACTGCAATATTTGTTCAGGCAGTTTGGATGCCAAACAAATAGCAAAAATTGATTTAGCTGGCTATGTATCTTTATTAGATTCAAGTTTCTTGGGATCAGTATTTTATAGATTAAGGTTTCTATTTTTTTGGCCTTGGCTTAGGCAAAGTTTTTTAAAATATAAATATTTTATTACCAGTAAAAACGACTTATTGAAATATAAAAAGTGTCAAAAATGTGGAAGTCTAAATCTTATATTAAAAAATAATAGATCAAATAGAGTAGGGGACGACGATATTCACTATTTCTCAAAAATCAAAGATTCGAATGAAAAACACAATCAATATATTTCTAGATTTTCTGATTTTATAATCAAAGAGTCCTCAAAAAATAATTTTCCAAATGAAAAAATCCTTGATGTAGGTTCAGGAACTGGAGAAATTCTTGATTTAATTAAAAAGAAAGGTTTCGATGTAAAAGGCGTTGAGCCATCAGTTGGGCAATATAAGGCTTCAAAGAAATTTTTAGATTTAGACATTGAAAATGAATTTTATGAAAAAAGTTTATTTAAGAAAGAATCTTTTTCATTGATTTATAGTTTCCATAGCATAGAGCATTTTAATGATTGTTCTTCATTTTTTGAGTCTGCAAATTATCACTTAATGCAAAATGGAGCACTTTATCTTTCAACACCCTTAGCAGAGCTTGCAGAAAATTATGCTAATTCCAAAAAAAATGGCTTCTTTTCATCGAAGGATGAAATAATTTTTTGCTCTAGTCATGTGCAGCTGCTTTCAAGAAAGTTTATAGTTGAAAAAGCCAGTCAAAATGGTTTTTCTGTACATAAAGTTATGGAGAATGAGTCAAAAAAGATTTCCAAATGGGGAGAAAAGCCTTTCGGTTGCACTTTTAAGTTTATAAAGGATTAA
- a CDS encoding Gfo/Idh/MocA family oxidoreductase has protein sequence MIKKKVSLLGFGSIGKKHFSSLKKFIPEKNIQIISSQDLEIENISKNIQDLDKFDPDIIIDCTPTHQHLKNCNYIEKSLKNKYILVEKPIFVKNEQFSSENNTYFCAYNLRFHPFIEIIKENISQNNIEKIIFNCLSYLPNWRKKDYTESYSSDAETGGGVALELSHEIDLALSIFGSLQIKKCIYKKQSDLDIQANDFLFLDLETKNKIKCEITLDIANNDEQRDITLFSDKVKINLDFLTSEIKYISPKTNAILDTKKTNFFIQNTYDEQIKSLLDNDVKKLCTLEEALKVLEFIEGLQDNE, from the coding sequence GTGATAAAAAAAAAGGTTAGTCTATTAGGCTTTGGCTCAATTGGAAAAAAGCATTTTTCAAGTCTTAAAAAATTTATTCCTGAAAAAAATATTCAAATTATCTCGTCTCAAGATTTAGAAATTGAAAATATATCCAAAAATATTCAAGATCTTGATAAGTTTGATCCTGATATAATTATAGACTGCACTCCGACACACCAACATCTTAAAAACTGCAACTACATTGAGAAATCTTTAAAAAATAAATACATACTTGTAGAAAAACCTATCTTCGTAAAAAACGAACAATTCTCAAGTGAAAATAATACGTATTTTTGTGCTTATAACCTGAGATTTCACCCTTTTATCGAAATTATAAAAGAGAATATTTCTCAAAATAATATAGAAAAAATAATATTTAACTGTCTCTCTTACCTTCCAAACTGGAGGAAAAAAGACTACACAGAAAGTTATAGCTCAGATGCAGAAACTGGCGGAGGTGTAGCATTGGAGCTTAGTCATGAAATAGATCTTGCCCTTTCTATTTTTGGTTCCCTTCAAATAAAAAAATGTATTTATAAAAAGCAATCAGATTTAGATATACAGGCAAATGATTTTTTATTTTTGGATTTGGAAACTAAAAATAAAATTAAATGTGAAATCACATTAGATATCGCAAATAACGACGAACAAAGAGATATAACTCTATTTTCTGATAAGGTAAAAATTAATTTAGATTTTCTTACATCAGAAATTAAATATATTTCTCCTAAAACAAATGCAATCCTCGATACAAAAAAAACAAATTTCTTTATTCAAAATACTTATGATGAACAAATTAAATCTTTACTTGATAATGATGTAAAAAAACTATGTACTTTAGAAGAAGCTTTAAAAGTTTTAGAGTTTATTGAGGGACTACAAGATAATGAATAA